The proteins below are encoded in one region of Mustelus asterias unplaced genomic scaffold, sMusAst1.hap1.1 HAP1_SCAFFOLD_745, whole genome shotgun sequence:
- the rbm34 gene encoding RNA-binding protein 34 isoform X2, producing MGKTERKERKGMNGETGSYVVGQVANSLFQKQAGQCKLTPLMTLFTPASATQPVLTPVPENKVSSKKRKLSKDESDVTNKAKQQKVEKRKPVRVKKLSAAERKLAHREDALSAADEEDEGKQRKNRKQSKEAEEDKVPRAPATRKRKVTNYPLERIKCKRTLFVGNLPSECDKTARAEHTMSRRLATIQKQFHPMRNNMNAYIVFQRDSDAVRALARNGCEIQTGFHMRVDLCSGQNTHDHRKSVFLGNLPYDISEDQVRDHFCQCGEIESVRIVRDRFSGMGKGFGYVLFQSTDAVTLALKLNNSELKERQVRVSRSVRKDSTVTAQRNTRVKARAEKRAPHAKDFVGVMAKPAEGQKTKKKKKGRKSKLSQGKASKSRSKR from the exons ATggggaagacagagagaaaggagcg TAAGGGAATGAATGGAGAAACAGGGAGCTATGTGGTGGGCCAGGTGGCCAACAGTCTATTCCAGAAACAGGCAGGACAATGCAAATTAACTCCACTAATGACACTCTTCACCCCAGCCTCTGCTACTCAGCCAGTCCTCACTCCGGTTCCAGAGAACAAG GTCAGCAGCAAGAAGAGGAAGCTTTCCAAAGATGAGTCTGATGTCACGAATAAAGCCAAGCAGCAGAAGGTGGAGAAAAGGAAGCCTGTCCGTGTCAAAAAACTCTCAGCCGCCGAGAGGAAACTGGCCCACCG AGAGGATGCCTTGAGCGCAGCAGACGAGGAGGATGAAGGAAAACAGCGCAAGAACCGGAAGCAGAGCAAGGAGGCGGAAGAAGACAAAGTGCCGCGTGCTCCGGCGACGCGGAAAAGAAAGGTCACCAATTACCCACTGGAGCGGATCAAGTGCAAGAGAACCCTGTTTGTTGGAAACCTGCCATCAGAGTGCGATAAGACG GCACGTGCAGAGCACACAATGTCCAGGAGATTGGCCACAATCCA GAAGCAGTTTCACCCCATGAGGAACAATATGAATGCCTACATTGTGTTCCAGAGGGACAGCGATGCAGTCAGAGCCTTGGCCAG GAATGGATGTGAAATACAAACTGGTTTTCATATGCGGGTGGACCTGTGCAGTGGGCAAAACACT CATGACCATCGAAAGTCCGTCTTTCTGGGCAACTTGCCGTATG ACATCAGTGAGGACCAAGTCCGAGATCACTTCTGCCAATGTGGGGAAATCGAGTCGGTGCGGATTGTGAGAGACCGGTTCTCGGGAATGGGGAAAGGTTTTGGATATGTGCTCTTTCAG AGCACCGACGCTGTAACTCTGGCCCTGAAGCTGAATAACTCGGAGCTAAAGGAGCGCCAGGTGAGAGTCAGCCGATCGGTAAGGAAGGACTCCACTGTAACGGCCCAAAGGAACACAAGAGTCAAGGCCCGAGCGGAGAAGAGAGCGCCGCATGCCAAGGACTTCGTTGGGGTGATGGCAAAGCCAGCAGAGGGGCAGAAAAccaagaagaagaagaaagggCGGAAGAGTAAACTGAGCCAGGGAAAGGCCAGCAAGTCTAGGAGCAAGCGGTGA
- the rbm34 gene encoding RNA-binding protein 34 isoform X1, whose translation MGKTERKERKGMNGETGSYVVGQVANSLFQKQAGQCKLTPLMTLFTPASATQPVLTPVPENKVSSKKRKLSKDESDVTNKAKQQKVEKRKPVRVKKLSAAERKLAHREDALSAADEEDEGKQRKNRKQSKEAEEDKVPRAPATRKRKVTNYPLERIKCKRTLFVGNLPSECDKTMLKAMFKEFGQIESIRFRSVARAEHTMSRRLATIQKQFHPMRNNMNAYIVFQRDSDAVRALARNGCEIQTGFHMRVDLCSGQNTHDHRKSVFLGNLPYDISEDQVRDHFCQCGEIESVRIVRDRFSGMGKGFGYVLFQSTDAVTLALKLNNSELKERQVRVSRSVRKDSTVTAQRNTRVKARAEKRAPHAKDFVGVMAKPAEGQKTKKKKKGRKSKLSQGKASKSRSKR comes from the exons ATggggaagacagagagaaaggagcg TAAGGGAATGAATGGAGAAACAGGGAGCTATGTGGTGGGCCAGGTGGCCAACAGTCTATTCCAGAAACAGGCAGGACAATGCAAATTAACTCCACTAATGACACTCTTCACCCCAGCCTCTGCTACTCAGCCAGTCCTCACTCCGGTTCCAGAGAACAAG GTCAGCAGCAAGAAGAGGAAGCTTTCCAAAGATGAGTCTGATGTCACGAATAAAGCCAAGCAGCAGAAGGTGGAGAAAAGGAAGCCTGTCCGTGTCAAAAAACTCTCAGCCGCCGAGAGGAAACTGGCCCACCG AGAGGATGCCTTGAGCGCAGCAGACGAGGAGGATGAAGGAAAACAGCGCAAGAACCGGAAGCAGAGCAAGGAGGCGGAAGAAGACAAAGTGCCGCGTGCTCCGGCGACGCGGAAAAGAAAGGTCACCAATTACCCACTGGAGCGGATCAAGTGCAAGAGAACCCTGTTTGTTGGAAACCTGCCATCAGAGTGCGATAAGACG ATGCTCAAAGCGATGTTTAAAGAATTTGGGCAGATTGAATCTATACGATTCCGTTCAGTG GCACGTGCAGAGCACACAATGTCCAGGAGATTGGCCACAATCCA GAAGCAGTTTCACCCCATGAGGAACAATATGAATGCCTACATTGTGTTCCAGAGGGACAGCGATGCAGTCAGAGCCTTGGCCAG GAATGGATGTGAAATACAAACTGGTTTTCATATGCGGGTGGACCTGTGCAGTGGGCAAAACACT CATGACCATCGAAAGTCCGTCTTTCTGGGCAACTTGCCGTATG ACATCAGTGAGGACCAAGTCCGAGATCACTTCTGCCAATGTGGGGAAATCGAGTCGGTGCGGATTGTGAGAGACCGGTTCTCGGGAATGGGGAAAGGTTTTGGATATGTGCTCTTTCAG AGCACCGACGCTGTAACTCTGGCCCTGAAGCTGAATAACTCGGAGCTAAAGGAGCGCCAGGTGAGAGTCAGCCGATCGGTAAGGAAGGACTCCACTGTAACGGCCCAAAGGAACACAAGAGTCAAGGCCCGAGCGGAGAAGAGAGCGCCGCATGCCAAGGACTTCGTTGGGGTGATGGCAAAGCCAGCAGAGGGGCAGAAAAccaagaagaagaagaaagggCGGAAGAGTAAACTGAGCCAGGGAAAGGCCAGCAAGTCTAGGAGCAAGCGGTGA